The Medicago truncatula cultivar Jemalong A17 chromosome 7, MtrunA17r5.0-ANR, whole genome shotgun sequence genome includes the window ATTGTCATTCTATTTTTGCATTCTTGAATAGCAGCTTCTCTCGACATATCAAATTGCTTCATATAACAATCTAACAATGAGCAAACATGTCCTCTTTTCTGTTCAAACTgtacaatagaaaataaataatgcaaGTGGTCATTTCGagtgaaagaaaacaataatatgtTAGTGAGtagttaattttgttattttataaatacCTCGCTGGAAACAATTTCATCCATTAGCCTGCAAAGAGTTGCAGCGGCGTTAACAATTCTTGGCTCATTTGATACCCAATTGAAGATCTCCTTTGTGGCTATGTCACCCATACCAATGTAAGAGGTTAATATCAGCAAAGGGTAAGCACCTGATTTTTTTGATATGCGCATGTACTCTTCTGTTGTTGGTATATGGTTTTCATTCAGCCATCTCGCCTCTGTCATAAATGCTTGCACTGACTTTTTGAACTGCCATCATtaacatacaaaaaaattaaatacgaGGATACTCATGTGTCTTATGTTGACTAAaaggtgtgttttttttttgttgtcgtAGGGACTAGAAgcgaaaattttaatatttgtagGGACGTTTTACCTAACTAGTCAAAAAAAAGTTAGCGGTTTTTTGGTCTatccttttcttattttaaaaatcaagataTGATATAGAGACTAACTAATCTAAGGGGTCCCATCCAACAATTCACTTATATGGATTTGCCCACCGAAATGGACATAGGGAAAATTGAAAGTGGATAGTTGAAAGGAGCACACACCAAAAACCGAAACCAAAAACACTCAACCAACACAAATGGTTTTTTAGTTTATCCTTACCTAACTATAgctaattttataaaacaaatacatatttatattgttttactTACTAAACTGAACCACAAAGAAGTGAACAgtagaaattttcaaaaaatagttaaaagtacataaaaaaaattgtggccAATACTCAAGTACTAGTGGGTAATTAGAAAAAGCAGAAAGTCATACTTCAATTTTGTAGTAGTCAAGGGTATATATCCTTCCTTCTTTTCtcatttctttctctatttcttcGTAAATTGTTAAGAATGATCTATAGATAGGTTTCATGTAGTCTGGAAGTTCGTCCAAGCTGCTAATATCCCAcctgaaaaaaattatagatggAAAATGAACTACTTTTAATTAGCAAccgaaaaataaatttgatgaaaatattaatcTGTATATGATATCTTATTCAACCTTTCAACTGCCTTGGTAAAAAGTTCCAGTTCATCAATTGTTCCATATGCATCATATGTATCATCAATGATTGAAAGTAGGGTGATTACTTTAATCATCATTTTTCTTGCTTGAGAATATTGGGGTTCAAAAAATGCAGTCAAAACCCAAAAGCTACATTCCGCGATCCTATCTCTTGCATAAGGTAGTTTGGTAGAGAAGTCCAACTCCTTCCACCATctttaaagatgaaaaacaaTATAGTTATTACAAGGTTTAATATTTCCATGATATTCCTAATATTATCTTAATACAAAAGATTGGAGTGTGTAATCTAAGTACTTACTTGGAAATGTTTCCAAACTCTTTTTGATGTAGGGATTGGAGTAAATTGAAATCCAATTTTGCGAAAGTGAGTAGAACTTCATCACAGGTAGGATCTTTCTCATAGATAGAAATGTAGTGTCGTGCCTCTAGCCTTGGTATGTTTTTGTGGAGAGCCTGCTTTAAGGTATATTCGATTTGTGCAGCAAGTGAAGGGCTCGATTGAGAGGCAATGGACTCGAGGTGAGTTGAAGTGAAATTTAATGCTTCTTCTAAAATGTCATCTTCATGAACCATCATATGTGATGCTTCATACAAGCTTAACATCCCCTCAACATCCGTGCTAAGATTTTCATTAAAGTTTCCTTGCTTGTCTTTAAATTTGTTGAACACATCtagtataattattaaaaacaacCATTTGAGTCaatgaaataacaaaacaatactaataaaaaaaaatatgcaagtaATAAAAATACGTATCAAATTTTGCCACTAAGCGTTACAGGAAACGCTAAGACCTGTATTAGACGCCACTGAAAATAAGAACCTTTCTTAAGATTATAaagaaagtaacaaaaaaatttctcaccaaaacattgaaacattaaaataagaactttttcttttgtaagtacaatttttttatggactAAGCGTTGttctaattttttgaattaattattgATGCAATGTAAGACAACAAAATAGTTAATTAAACagaaatcaatatataaatgcaaataaagttgaggcatgcatatatatacttGGTGAAACGTGAAGTCCTTGTTGCCTGAACACCCTAAATAGCATGGCAAGAGAGCACAGGCTGTCTTCAAGCGTTATTTCTCCATTTTCAACATAACTTTTGTGAATATGTTGCAAAACTTCatcaatctctttttcaaaatgataacCAACACCCAAACGACATAttgaatcaatcaatttgaCTTTTGTCAAGGGCATCTCAGTCTTTGAGACAAGCATGTTTCTCACTTCATCTTTCAACGTATCAATTTGTGATGCAAGATTCTGATCAAGTTCCTGTGAGgtgtttgagaaaaaaaaattaattattaacaaaattcacttgattataaataaatttaacaaaattcacttgagtttcttaattatatatatatatatatatattgacatCCCAAAAGAAAATACTAGTAATAATCGTTGTTAACTACATAAATGAATGGAGaacatataatattaatatatagaaTAATAGAAAACAACTAGTGGCAATATATATGTACCATGGTTTCTGAAGCATACTGAAGGAAGAAACCCCCCCAAACGCTTGGGTGATAATCTGCAAGATTTCTTTGCTTGGCGTCATGATCAGAGTAAGCTACAGTAGACATCCCaattactttaatttatttatacctttccctaattcttcaactctaatgttttggtttgtgaaagAAGAAGGTGTCTATATAGATATTTATAGTAAACTTTAAAGAATTATACTAATTCCCATTGTACGCATGTTGAActaaaacttttttaatatattctcAAGTTCCTGCATGTGTTAAAAACCTTTAAAATATATTCTCAAGTTTCGGCATGTGTTAATTTGagcatttatttttgaacaTTGTTGACCTAATTGCCTGTCTTATTTTAACTCTAGCTACTGGATCTAGATttgtttttctatatatttatttcattaatttggCCTGTACATCATATACTAtaagtttaatatttatttcaacCTCTAATTTTTAAGGCAAAGCTGTTGGTGTGCGCACGCAACAGTTGACATGCATATAGTATATGCATTCTAAGAAACGTGTGATAATTTGATTATcttcataattataaataaataagttccCCTTTGTGCTTGTTATCTTTTCATCATATTCctctcaacaaaataaaaaatattcttttcaacttttcgtttttttcttataaactaaAGGATTAATTGTTTGAATTGACCATGCAAAATACGCAATGTTGAAAAATGActctgtaaaataaaaaagagagattcttttattttttttaccttctAATATACGCGTGGTCCAAAAAAATGATCtagagagattgaattttttcatggtttttttCGGATATCTTTAATTAGGATGTTAAAACATGGTTTTACACACAAAAGTTAGATTTTTCCGACTAGGGACAGATTTATCATGAAATTTTATTacccataattatgaatttcttaaacaattcataattaatttgtatctcatttaaaaacttcaaaatttcatggtgaaggttcttatcatgttctaaCCATGCCTACAGAATTATATAACGAAATTTGATCCGTCAGTATATGCTTACTCggaacaaaattgcaatttcgcacgtttttgttgaaaaataataatcgaTCGAAACATCTTTGAAAACCTACGAAATTTTGCAGattctttttttgtatttctataAATGTCTCTGCAAACAATCAGctcaaaattagtttttaggttagtgttttcatttttttgttttttgtgtttttgatgctttaaaaattcataattaattcaaccttagttgaaaaattataaatttttgtgtaAAGTCATATTTTAATGTCCTAAACATGCTTGAAAATATTCAACCTCTAAGAAGATTTTTTGGACTTCAACTATATTACAAGGTCAAAAGCCTATACTTGATGCTTATTAGGCCAAAAACCACTATCGAATAGTGCCCCGATTAACATATGATTCAAAAGGTAGTGTATGATGTATCgtcaacaaaatacaaaactatCTGTACGCCCACCAATGAGAAGCTTTAGATTCCTGATAATCTTTAATGTCTCCGACCATCATTACTCTACGATGGTTGATGGATATAAAAATTGTTGTACAAAACAGTTTTCTACCGACTCTTTAGGAGTTGTTCCATAAGTTCTATGGAAGGATCCTTAGACCACCACTCAAGTACACAATTATTATCCTTTCAATACATCTCACTCTTGCTGTCTTACCTAAATAAGTGTCGCCGTGTTTGCAAGTGTCTCCCGAATTGCAAAGCCATGGTTGCTGCTCGACAAATGTCAACATTATGATCACTTCAGGTCAttagtgaaaattaaattcttaatgAGGATGAACGAAAAAATAGTCTGCACGAAACTTTAGCAACATA containing:
- the LOC120576878 gene encoding probable terpene synthase 2 codes for the protein MSTVAYSDHDAKQRNLADYHPSVWGGFFLQYASETMELDQNLASQIDTLKDEVRNMLVSKTEMPLTKVKLIDSICRLGVGYHFEKEIDEVLQHIHKSYVENGEITLEDSLCSLAMLFRVFRQQGLHVSPNVFNKFKDKQGNFNENLSTDVEGMLSLYEASHMMVHEDDILEEALNFTSTHLESIASQSSPSLAAQIEYTLKQALHKNIPRLEARHYISIYEKDPTCDEVLLTFAKLDFNLLQSLHQKEFGNISKWWKELDFSTKLPYARDRIAECSFWVLTAFFEPQYSQARKMMIKVITLLSIIDDTYDAYGTIDELELFTKAVERWDISSLDELPDYMKPIYRSFLTIYEEIEKEMRKEGRIYTLDYYKIEFKKSVQAFMTEARWLNENHIPTTEEYMRISKKSGAYPLLILTSYIGMGDIATKEIFNWVSNEPRIVNAAATLCRLMDEIVSSEFEQKRGHVCSLLDCYMKQFDMSREAAIQECKNRMTIVWKDINEECLRPTEVPMPFMTRVLNLSRFMDVIYKNKDNYTDSDGLMKTCIKEVLVDPVPI